In one window of Azoarcus olearius DNA:
- a CDS encoding carbohydrate kinase family protein yields MSILVCGSMAYDSIMVFQDRFSNHILPEQIHILNVSFFVPELRREFGGCAGNIAYNLKLLGSEPLIMATVGDDAGPYRERLQALGLRQDYVRGVPGTFTAQAFITTDLDDNQITAFHPGAMMQSHLNDAGQAEGVRLAIVSPDGRDGMLRHAEGLAAAGVPFIFDPGQALPILSGDELLRCLQLATYCTVNDYEARLMSEKTGRSIEQLANEVDGLVVTLGAEGSRVHADGAAVIIPAVEADAVVDPTGCGDAYRAGLLHGLSQGWDWVRTGRLAAVMGAIKIAHRGGQNHAPTRADIAARYLAAFGEALW; encoded by the coding sequence ATGTCCATCCTCGTATGCGGTTCGATGGCCTATGACTCGATCATGGTCTTTCAGGACCGGTTCTCGAACCACATCCTCCCCGAGCAGATCCACATCCTCAACGTGTCCTTCTTCGTGCCCGAGCTGCGGCGCGAGTTCGGTGGCTGCGCGGGCAACATCGCCTACAACCTGAAGCTGCTCGGCAGCGAGCCGCTGATCATGGCCACCGTCGGCGACGATGCCGGGCCTTACCGCGAGCGCCTGCAGGCACTGGGCCTGCGTCAGGACTACGTGCGGGGCGTGCCGGGCACCTTTACCGCGCAAGCCTTCATCACCACCGACCTGGACGACAACCAGATCACCGCCTTTCACCCCGGGGCGATGATGCAGTCGCACCTCAACGATGCCGGGCAGGCGGAGGGCGTCAGGCTTGCGATCGTGTCGCCCGACGGCCGCGACGGCATGCTGCGCCATGCCGAAGGGCTGGCGGCGGCAGGTGTGCCCTTCATCTTCGACCCAGGTCAGGCGCTGCCCATCCTGTCCGGCGATGAACTGCTGCGCTGCCTGCAACTGGCTACCTACTGCACGGTCAATGATTACGAGGCGCGCCTGATGAGCGAGAAAACCGGCCGCTCGATCGAGCAGCTGGCCAATGAGGTCGATGGCCTGGTCGTGACCCTCGGCGCAGAGGGCTCCCGGGTCCACGCCGATGGCGCGGCGGTGATCATCCCCGCGGTGGAGGCCGATGCAGTGGTGGATCCGACCGGGTGTGGCGATGCCTACCGTGCCGGCTTGCTGCACGGCCTGTCGCAAGGGTGGGATTGGGTGCGCACCGGCCGCCTGGCGGCGGTGATGGGCGCGATCAAGATCGCTCACCGCGGCGGGCAGAACCATGCGCCCACGCGGGCGGACATTGCGGCGCGCTATCTCGCCGCTTTTGGAGAGGCACTATGGTGA
- a CDS encoding glycine zipper 2TM domain-containing protein — protein sequence MVSVNPVGRRTLALILVASLGLGGCAAGLGGGTYSRTEARRAMVVQFGVIESVRGVQLEGTKSPVGTVSGAAVGGIAGSSVGGNRGSAIGAVLGAVAGGLAGSAIEEGVTRKPGVEVTVQLENGQYLAVVQQDEGEQFMPGERVRILRDGGTTRVTR from the coding sequence ATGGTGAGTGTGAATCCGGTGGGGCGCCGGACCCTGGCGCTGATCCTGGTCGCAAGTCTGGGCCTGGGCGGCTGCGCGGCCGGCCTGGGCGGCGGCACCTACTCCCGCACCGAGGCACGACGCGCGATGGTGGTGCAGTTCGGCGTCATCGAATCGGTGCGCGGCGTGCAGCTGGAGGGCACCAAGAGCCCGGTGGGAACCGTCTCGGGCGCTGCGGTCGGCGGCATCGCCGGCAGCTCCGTGGGCGGCAACCGCGGTTCGGCAATCGGCGCGGTGCTGGGCGCCGTGGCGGGTGGCCTCGCCGGCTCCGCGATCGAAGAAGGCGTGACCCGCAAGCCGGGTGTCGAGGTCACCGTGCAGCTGGAAAACGGTCAATACCTGGCGGTCGTCCAGCAGGACGAAGGCGAGCAGTTCATGCCGGGCGAACGGGTCCGCATCCTGCGTGACGGCGGCACGACCCGCGTCACGCGCTGA
- a CDS encoding diacylglycerol kinase: protein MDPTNSKHAESPFKGKTGLPRIWNAFRYSLAGLRAALRHEDAFRQECLLAAVLIPLAFVAPTDGAGKALLVGSTLLVLIVELLNSAIEATVDRVSLDHHQLAKRAKDIGSAAVLVALLNLAMVWGLVLFG from the coding sequence ATGGACCCGACCAACTCGAAACACGCGGAAAGCCCGTTCAAGGGCAAGACCGGCCTCCCCCGCATCTGGAACGCCTTCCGCTACTCGCTCGCCGGGTTGCGTGCCGCCCTCCGGCACGAAGACGCCTTTCGCCAGGAATGCCTGCTCGCCGCGGTGCTGATCCCGCTCGCCTTCGTCGCGCCCACCGACGGCGCGGGCAAGGCGCTGCTGGTCGGCAGCACGCTGCTGGTGCTGATCGTGGAGCTGCTCAACTCGGCGATCGAGGCCACGGTGGACCGCGTCTCGCTCGACCATCACCAGCTCGCCAAGCGCGCAAAGGACATCGGCAGCGCCGCCGTGCTGGTGGCGCTGCTCAATCTCGCGATGGTGTGGGGTCTGGTGCTGTTCGGATGA
- a CDS encoding DUF3426 domain-containing protein, protein MLTRCPACQTIFRLRPEQLRARHGEVRCGHCFNPFNALDHLLEGQQAQESAASEPGYAEPPSPPLTPPLTPPTQPAPLQPAPSAAPPATTSAFSDLEFDLPDGFDTAETPLQADADEKPFTVEPPAAPHVREPMFAPDADHAPQPAPTPEHHDDEHGGAPRVDFSAMVAAAGSRLAGNPIPDPVFPLEGNRRDAPEPSGPAAHRIEPLVEDMPSPEPVVAFEHEPQDEPAARDNAEPAAWIAPASDLPTTEDASGLDSDHLDAHYGPPPAAGPGSRLIPATVLLLALVLVAQSAYLFRGQISRTLPGLRPLYVSACAQLGCDMPLPRDAMLINIESPDLQSEPGRPGRYILHATIQNRADYPQAWPHLELTLTDPADVPLVRRVLAPEEWYGSSTLPESFKARSDATVRLNFEAPDIAPTGYRVYVFYP, encoded by the coding sequence ATGCTGACCCGCTGCCCGGCCTGCCAGACGATCTTCCGGCTGCGCCCGGAGCAGCTTCGCGCGCGCCACGGCGAGGTGCGCTGCGGGCACTGCTTCAACCCCTTCAACGCCCTCGACCATCTGCTCGAAGGCCAGCAGGCCCAGGAAAGCGCTGCCTCCGAGCCGGGCTACGCAGAGCCGCCATCGCCGCCGCTCACGCCGCCGCTCACGCCACCAACGCAGCCCGCACCGCTTCAGCCGGCGCCCAGCGCCGCGCCCCCCGCGACGACTTCCGCGTTCAGCGATCTCGAATTCGACCTGCCGGACGGTTTCGACACCGCGGAAACGCCATTGCAGGCAGACGCTGACGAAAAACCCTTTACGGTCGAGCCCCCCGCCGCGCCCCACGTGCGCGAGCCGATGTTCGCGCCGGATGCGGACCATGCGCCGCAGCCAGCGCCTACCCCTGAACATCACGACGACGAGCATGGCGGTGCGCCGCGCGTGGACTTTTCCGCGATGGTCGCCGCCGCCGGAAGCCGCCTCGCCGGCAATCCGATCCCCGACCCCGTCTTTCCGCTCGAAGGCAACCGTCGCGATGCGCCCGAGCCCTCCGGACCCGCGGCCCACCGCATCGAACCCCTGGTCGAGGACATGCCGAGCCCCGAGCCGGTTGTCGCCTTCGAGCACGAGCCTCAGGACGAACCGGCGGCACGGGACAACGCCGAGCCGGCCGCGTGGATCGCGCCGGCGTCCGACCTGCCAACCACCGAGGACGCCTCAGGCCTGGACTCCGACCACCTGGACGCGCACTACGGGCCTCCGCCCGCCGCCGGCCCCGGATCCCGGCTGATTCCGGCGACCGTGCTCCTGCTCGCGCTCGTGCTCGTCGCCCAGTCGGCCTACCTGTTCCGCGGCCAGATCAGCCGCACGCTGCCGGGCCTGCGGCCGCTCTACGTTTCCGCGTGCGCACAGCTTGGATGCGACATGCCGTTGCCGCGCGATGCGATGCTGATCAACATCGAGAGCCCGGACCTGCAGTCCGAACCCGGCCGCCCCGGCCGCTACATCCTGCACGCCACCATCCAGAACCGTGCCGATTACCCGCAGGCCTGGCCCCATCTCGAGTTGACGCTCACCGACCCCGCCGACGTTCCGCTGGTGCGGCGGGTGCTGGCGCCCGAGGAGTGGTACGGCAGCAGCACGCTGCCGGAATCGTTCAAGGCACGCAGCGACGCAACGGTGCGGCTCAACTTCGAAGCGCCCGACATCGCCCCCACCGGTTACAGGGTGTACGTGTTCTACCCCTGA
- the prmA gene encoding 50S ribosomal protein L11 methyltransferase gives MWISVILQAEAAKAEALSDALMDAGALSVSIEDADAGTEAEKPQFGEPGHLPTSLWDHSRVIALFDAATELAPALAQAAGAAGFDAVPPFTTEEVAEQNWVQLTQSQFDPIRITDRLWIVPSWHEAPDANAINIELDPGMAFGTGSHPTTRLCLEWLCDTVQPGTSVLDYGCGSGILGIAAARLGAGDVLGIDIDDKAIEAARDNASRNGVTLRLQHSAVPVGDTFAVVVANILTNPLCVLAPAIAARVAAGGRIALSGVLETQSQQVIDAWAPYLSLRVGAVLEGWVRLEGQR, from the coding sequence ATGTGGATTTCGGTCATCCTGCAGGCTGAGGCGGCAAAGGCGGAGGCGCTGTCGGACGCGCTGATGGACGCGGGCGCGCTGTCGGTCTCGATCGAGGACGCCGATGCCGGCACCGAGGCGGAGAAGCCGCAGTTCGGCGAGCCCGGGCACCTGCCCACCAGCCTGTGGGACCACAGCCGCGTCATCGCGCTGTTCGACGCCGCAACCGAGCTGGCCCCAGCGCTCGCGCAGGCTGCCGGCGCGGCGGGTTTCGATGCGGTGCCTCCCTTCACCACCGAAGAGGTGGCCGAGCAGAACTGGGTGCAGCTGACGCAAAGCCAGTTCGACCCGATCCGCATCACCGACCGGCTGTGGATTGTGCCGTCGTGGCACGAAGCGCCGGACGCGAACGCGATCAACATCGAACTCGACCCCGGCATGGCCTTCGGCACCGGCTCGCATCCGACCACCCGGCTGTGCCTGGAGTGGCTGTGCGACACCGTGCAGCCGGGCACGAGCGTGCTCGATTATGGCTGCGGCTCGGGCATTCTCGGCATCGCCGCGGCGCGCCTCGGCGCGGGCGACGTCCTGGGCATCGACATCGACGACAAGGCGATCGAAGCCGCGCGGGACAACGCCAGCCGCAACGGCGTCACGCTGCGGCTGCAGCATTCCGCGGTTCCGGTGGGCGACACCTTCGCCGTCGTCGTCGCCAACATCCTCACCAACCCGCTGTGCGTGCTCGCGCCGGCGATCGCCGCGCGCGTCGCTGCGGGTGGCCGTATCGCCCTATCCGGCGTGCTCGAAACCCAATCCCAGCAGGTCATCGACGCCTGGGCGCCTTATCTTTCGCTACGGGTAGGCGCCGTGCTGGAGGGCTGGGTGCGGCTCGAAGGGCAACGGTAG
- the accC gene encoding acetyl-CoA carboxylase biotin carboxylase subunit, protein MFEKILIANRGEIALRVLRACRELGIKTVAVHSEADTEAKYVTLADESVCIGPAPSGLSYLNVPAIISAAEVTDAEAIHPGYGFLSENADFAERVEQSGFVFIGPRPDTIRLMGDKVSAKDAMKAAGVPCVPGSDGALPEEPKEIVKIARAIGYPVIIKAAGGGGGRGMRVVHTEAALLNAVTTTRAEAGAAFGNPTVYMEKFLENPRHVEIQVLADQHGNAVYLGERDCSMQRRHQKVIEEAPAPGIDRKLIAKIGERCAEACRKIGYRGAGTFEFLYENGEFYFIEMNTRVQVEHPVTEMITGIDIVQTQIRVAAGEKLPFQQRDIPFRGHAIECRINAEDPFKFTPSPGRIDNWHTPGGPGIRVDSHVYNGYMVPPHYDSMIGKLIAYGDTREQAIRRMRIALSEMAVAGIKTNIPLHQELMMDARFVEGGTSIHYLEHKLAERSEVKKG, encoded by the coding sequence ATGTTTGAAAAGATCCTGATCGCCAACCGCGGCGAAATCGCCCTGCGGGTCCTGCGCGCCTGCCGCGAACTCGGCATCAAGACCGTCGCGGTGCATTCCGAGGCGGACACCGAAGCCAAGTACGTCACGCTGGCCGACGAATCGGTCTGCATCGGCCCGGCACCGTCCGGTCTGAGCTACCTCAACGTGCCGGCGATCATCTCGGCCGCCGAGGTCACCGACGCCGAAGCCATCCACCCTGGCTACGGCTTCCTGTCGGAAAACGCCGACTTCGCCGAACGTGTCGAGCAATCCGGCTTCGTCTTCATCGGCCCGCGCCCCGACACCATCCGCCTGATGGGCGACAAGGTTTCCGCCAAGGATGCGATGAAGGCCGCCGGCGTGCCCTGCGTGCCCGGTTCCGACGGCGCGCTGCCGGAAGAGCCCAAGGAAATCGTCAAGATCGCGCGCGCCATTGGCTACCCGGTGATCATCAAGGCTGCCGGCGGCGGTGGCGGGCGCGGCATGCGCGTGGTGCACACCGAAGCGGCACTGCTCAACGCGGTCACCACCACCCGTGCGGAAGCCGGCGCTGCCTTCGGCAACCCGACCGTCTACATGGAGAAGTTCCTGGAGAACCCGCGCCACGTGGAAATCCAGGTGCTGGCGGACCAGCACGGCAACGCGGTCTACCTCGGCGAACGCGACTGCTCCATGCAGCGCCGCCACCAGAAGGTGATCGAAGAAGCGCCGGCCCCGGGCATCGACCGCAAGCTGATCGCCAAGATCGGTGAACGCTGCGCCGAAGCCTGCCGCAAGATCGGCTACCGCGGCGCGGGCACCTTCGAGTTCCTGTACGAAAACGGCGAGTTCTACTTCATCGAGATGAACACCCGGGTGCAGGTTGAACACCCGGTCACCGAGATGATCACCGGCATCGACATCGTGCAGACGCAGATCCGTGTCGCCGCGGGTGAAAAGCTGCCGTTCCAGCAGCGCGACATCCCCTTCCGCGGTCACGCGATCGAATGCCGGATCAACGCCGAAGACCCGTTCAAGTTCACGCCGTCGCCGGGCCGCATCGACAACTGGCACACCCCGGGCGGTCCCGGCATCCGCGTCGATTCGCATGTGTACAACGGCTATATGGTGCCGCCGCACTACGATTCGATGATCGGCAAGCTGATCGCCTACGGCGACACCCGCGAGCAGGCGATCCGCCGCATGCGCATCGCGCTGTCGGAAATGGCGGTTGCCGGCATCAAGACCAACATCCCGCTGCACCAGGAACTGATGATGGACGCCCGCTTCGTCGAAGGCGGCACCAGCATTCACTACCTGGAACACAAGCTCGCCGAGCGCAGCGAAGTGAAGAAGGGCTGA
- the accB gene encoding acetyl-CoA carboxylase biotin carboxyl carrier protein — protein sequence MDLRKLKKLIDLVQESGISELEVTEGEEKVRIAKHLSAPVQATYYAPPQAAAPQAAVAAPAVEAPAAADALPAGHIVKSPMVGTFYRSSAPGAKPFAELGQSVSEGDALCIIEAMKLMNEIEADASGTIKAVLVENGQPVEYGQPLFVIG from the coding sequence ATGGATCTGCGCAAACTCAAGAAACTGATCGACCTCGTCCAGGAATCGGGGATTTCCGAACTGGAGGTCACCGAAGGCGAAGAGAAGGTGCGCATCGCCAAGCACCTGTCCGCCCCTGTGCAGGCCACCTATTACGCGCCGCCGCAAGCCGCGGCACCTCAAGCCGCCGTGGCCGCACCGGCCGTCGAAGCGCCGGCTGCCGCCGATGCGCTGCCCGCCGGTCACATCGTCAAGTCGCCGATGGTCGGCACCTTCTACCGCTCGTCCGCCCCCGGCGCCAAGCCCTTTGCCGAACTCGGCCAGTCCGTCAGCGAAGGTGACGCGCTGTGCATCATCGAGGCAATGAAGCTGATGAACGAGATCGAGGCCGACGCGAGCGGCACGATCAAGGCCGTGCTGGTTGAAAACGGCCAGCCGGTCGAATACGGCCAGCCGCTCTTCGTAATCGGCTGA
- the aroQ gene encoding type II 3-dehydroquinate dehydratase — protein MTRSKRSQKTETPPPPQGRILALHGPNLNLLGTREPDIYGRTTLADVHAAMEARARADGVVVESFQSNHEGQLIDRVQAAAAEGVDFIIINPAGYTHTSVALRDALAAVSIPYVEVHLSNIHAREPFRHHSYFSDRAAGVICGLGAYGYLAATEFVLGRLRERHL, from the coding sequence ATGACGCGCTCAAAACGCAGCCAAAAAACGGAAACGCCTCCGCCGCCGCAAGGCCGCATCCTGGCGCTTCACGGCCCCAATCTCAATCTGCTCGGCACTCGCGAACCGGACATCTACGGTCGCACCACCCTCGCGGACGTCCATGCCGCGATGGAAGCGCGCGCGCGCGCCGATGGCGTCGTGGTCGAATCCTTCCAGAGCAACCACGAAGGACAACTGATCGACCGGGTGCAGGCAGCGGCAGCCGAGGGCGTCGACTTCATCATCATCAACCCCGCGGGCTACACGCACACCAGCGTGGCGCTGCGCGACGCGCTCGCCGCGGTCAGCATCCCCTACGTGGAGGTTCACCTCTCCAACATCCACGCCCGCGAGCCTTTCCGCCATCACTCGTACTTCTCCGATCGCGCCGCCGGCGTGATCTGCGGGCTGGGTGCGTACGGCTATCTGGCAGCGACCGAGTTCGTGCTCGGGCGCCTGCGCGAAAGACACCTCTAA
- a CDS encoding TlpA family protein disulfide reductase: MSMRSHARTLVIALVAVLAAVAGYFASRPATPPTTRHSAAALYALQLPDAAGQPQSLAAWKDKVLVVNFWATWCPPCRKEIPDFSAASRTFADQPVQFVGISVDTPDKVQAFADEFEVPYPLLIAGPAQLELTAAFGNTSQALPFTLLIDRDGNVRASKLGTLNRAELEGKIRTLLAP; encoded by the coding sequence ATGAGCATGCGCTCCCACGCCCGCACCCTGGTCATCGCGCTGGTTGCCGTGCTCGCCGCGGTTGCCGGCTATTTTGCAAGCCGTCCGGCCACGCCGCCCACGACCCGGCACTCCGCCGCCGCGCTCTACGCCCTTCAACTCCCGGACGCGGCAGGGCAGCCGCAGAGCCTGGCCGCGTGGAAGGACAAGGTGCTGGTCGTGAACTTCTGGGCCACCTGGTGCCCGCCGTGCCGCAAGGAAATCCCGGACTTCTCGGCGGCCAGCCGGACATTCGCCGACCAGCCGGTCCAGTTCGTCGGCATCAGCGTCGATACCCCGGACAAGGTGCAGGCATTCGCCGACGAATTCGAGGTCCCGTATCCGCTGCTGATCGCCGGCCCCGCGCAGCTCGAACTGACCGCCGCGTTCGGCAATACCAGCCAAGCGCTTCCCTTCACGCTGCTGATCGACCGCGACGGCAATGTACGCGCAAGCAAACTCGGCACCTTGAACCGCGCCGAACTCGAAGGCAAAATCCGCACCCTGCTGGCCCCCTGA
- the mpl gene encoding UDP-N-acetylmuramate:L-alanyl-gamma-D-glutamyl-meso-diaminopimelate ligase has translation MHIHILGICGTFMGGVALLARAAGHTVTGCDSNVYPPMSTQLEEQGIALSEGYDPAQLDLAPDVFVIGNAISRGNPLLEAILDRGLPYVSGPQWLAEHVLAGRWVLAVAGTHGKTTTTSLLAWMLEDAGLSPGFLVGGVPKNFGVSARLTDSPFFVIEADEYDTAFCDKRSKFVHYRPRTAILNNLEFDHADIFADLAAIETQFHHLVRTLPRQGRIVANAREDALKRVLARGCWSELEWFNDAAQWSAAAGARDAEAVFRLGDDELGRVEMPLAGSHNRENALAAIAAARHVGVPPQQAIASLARFEGIKRRLELRGRARGVAVYDDFAHHPTAIALTVEGLRRREPEGRILAVLEPRSNTMKLGVMKAQLPGSLAQADAVFCYAGGLGWDAAAALAPLGERAQVHEDLGALVQAVAATARPGDHVLVMSNGGFGGVHQKLLDALAR, from the coding sequence ATGCACATCCACATTCTCGGTATCTGCGGCACCTTCATGGGCGGGGTGGCACTGCTCGCGCGCGCGGCCGGGCACACCGTTACCGGCTGCGACAGCAACGTCTATCCGCCGATGAGCACCCAGCTCGAGGAGCAGGGCATCGCGCTCAGCGAGGGCTACGACCCCGCTCAGCTGGATCTTGCGCCCGACGTCTTCGTCATCGGCAACGCGATTTCCCGCGGCAATCCGCTGCTGGAGGCGATTCTCGACCGCGGTCTGCCCTATGTCTCCGGTCCGCAATGGCTGGCCGAGCACGTGCTGGCGGGGCGCTGGGTGCTTGCCGTCGCGGGGACTCACGGCAAGACGACCACGACCTCGCTGCTGGCCTGGATGCTGGAGGACGCAGGCTTGTCGCCGGGCTTTCTGGTCGGCGGCGTGCCGAAGAACTTCGGGGTGTCGGCGCGCCTGACCGATTCGCCCTTCTTCGTCATCGAGGCCGACGAGTACGACACCGCCTTCTGCGACAAGCGTTCGAAGTTCGTTCATTACCGGCCGCGCACCGCCATCCTCAATAACCTGGAGTTCGACCACGCCGACATCTTCGCTGATCTGGCCGCGATCGAAACGCAGTTTCATCACCTCGTTCGCACGCTGCCGCGGCAGGGGCGCATCGTCGCCAACGCACGCGAGGATGCCCTGAAGCGGGTCCTGGCACGCGGTTGCTGGTCCGAACTGGAATGGTTCAACGACGCGGCGCAGTGGTCGGCCGCCGCAGGTGCGCGCGATGCCGAGGCGGTGTTCCGGCTGGGGGATGATGAGCTGGGGCGGGTGGAGATGCCGCTTGCCGGCAGCCACAACCGCGAGAACGCGCTGGCGGCGATCGCGGCGGCGCGTCATGTGGGTGTGCCGCCGCAACAGGCGATCGCGAGCCTCGCCCGGTTCGAGGGCATCAAGCGGCGGCTGGAGCTGCGGGGTCGCGCGCGTGGGGTTGCGGTGTATGACGACTTCGCCCATCACCCCACCGCGATCGCGCTTACCGTTGAAGGCTTGCGCCGGCGCGAGCCGGAAGGCCGCATCCTCGCGGTGCTCGAGCCGCGCTCGAACACCATGAAGCTGGGTGTGATGAAGGCTCAGTTGCCCGGGAGTCTCGCGCAGGCGGACGCGGTGTTCTGCTACGCCGGCGGGTTGGGCTGGGATGCGGCCGCCGCGCTGGCACCGCTGGGTGAGCGCGCCCAGGTGCATGAGGACCTCGGCGCGCTGGTGCAGGCGGTGGCCGCGACGGCGCGGCCGGGGGACCATGTGCTGGTCATGAGCAACGGCGGCTTCGGCGGCGTGCACCAGAAGCTGCTCGACGCGCTCGCCCGCTGA
- a CDS encoding BON domain-containing protein — protein sequence MKTTSRARAASGARRYLLAGLIAAALPALQGCFPVVATGVGAGAAMIADRRTSGAYVEDEGIEWKIANRLRERFGDAIHVNVTSYNRNVLLTGEVPTDTIRSEIERSAAAADHVRGIVNETVVAGNSSLSARANDSLITSNVKARFVDSQRVSAHHVKVVTEANVVFLMGLVTREEADAATEVARTSQGVKRVVRVFEYINQAEADRLDFKNRRTN from the coding sequence ATGAAGACGACGAGCCGAGCCCGGGCGGCTTCCGGCGCCCGCCGCTATCTCCTCGCGGGCCTGATCGCCGCCGCCCTGCCTGCGCTGCAGGGCTGCTTCCCCGTGGTTGCCACCGGCGTCGGCGCCGGCGCCGCGATGATCGCCGACCGCCGGACATCCGGCGCTTATGTGGAAGACGAAGGCATCGAATGGAAGATCGCCAACCGTCTGCGCGAACGCTTCGGCGATGCGATCCACGTCAACGTCACCTCGTACAACCGCAACGTCCTGCTGACGGGCGAGGTGCCCACCGACACCATCCGCAGCGAAATCGAGCGCAGCGCAGCGGCGGCAGACCATGTGCGGGGCATCGTCAACGAGACCGTGGTGGCGGGCAATTCGTCGCTGTCGGCCCGAGCCAACGATTCGCTGATCACCTCGAACGTGAAGGCCCGCTTCGTCGATTCGCAGCGCGTCAGCGCTCACCACGTCAAGGTGGTGACCGAAGCCAACGTGGTGTTCCTGATGGGGCTGGTAACCCGTGAGGAAGCGGATGCCGCGACCGAAGTGGCGCGCACCAGCCAGGGCGTGAAGCGTGTCGTGCGGGTGTTCGAATACATCAACCAGGCCGAGGCGGACCGCCTCGACTTCAAGAACCGGCGCACCAATTAA
- a CDS encoding phosphoheptose isomerase yields the protein MDLIDRISRQFEDSAQTKLAAVEWMAAPIAQAVEMMTASLMNNGKILACGNGGSAADAQHFAAELLNRFEMERPPLAAVALTTDTSTLTSIANDYDFVQIFSKQVRALGQPGDVLLAISTSGNSPNVIDAIQAAHEREMHVVALTGKGGGRIGEMLSPTDVHLCVPADRTARIQEVHLLTLHCLCDGIDCLLLGVEE from the coding sequence ATGGACCTGATCGACCGCATTTCCCGCCAGTTCGAAGACAGCGCGCAGACGAAGCTCGCCGCTGTCGAGTGGATGGCGGCACCGATCGCCCAGGCGGTGGAAATGATGACCGCCAGCCTGATGAACAACGGCAAAATCCTCGCGTGCGGTAATGGCGGATCGGCAGCCGACGCGCAGCATTTCGCCGCGGAACTGCTCAACCGCTTCGAGATGGAGCGCCCGCCGCTCGCCGCCGTGGCGCTGACTACCGACACCTCGACGCTGACCTCGATCGCCAACGACTACGACTTCGTCCAGATCTTCTCCAAGCAGGTCCGCGCGCTCGGCCAGCCGGGCGATGTCCTGCTGGCGATTTCCACCAGCGGCAATTCGCCCAACGTCATCGACGCCATCCAGGCCGCCCATGAGCGCGAAATGCACGTGGTCGCGCTCACCGGCAAGGGTGGCGGCCGCATCGGCGAGATGCTGAGCCCGACCGACGTTCACCTCTGCGTGCCGGCAGACCGTACCGCCCGCATCCAGGAGGTTCACCTGCTGACCCTGCACTGCCTGTGCGACGGAATCGACTGCCTCTTACTAGGAGTGGAAGAATGA
- a CDS encoding YraN family protein, protein MKTDRKAERSGIVGAAASPMQARGREGEERAAAHLAAQGVRILARNRHCRGGELDLVGLHGDMLVFVEVRMRANPRFGGAAASITAEKRRRVILAAQWWLAGEGRRHAHRPCRFDVVLLEGPATTPPTWLQAAFDAD, encoded by the coding sequence ATGAAGACGGATCGGAAAGCGGAAAGAAGCGGAATTGTCGGCGCGGCCGCCAGCCCCATGCAAGCCCGCGGACGCGAAGGGGAGGAGCGGGCCGCTGCCCATCTGGCGGCGCAAGGCGTCCGCATCCTCGCGCGCAACCGTCACTGCCGCGGCGGCGAACTCGACCTCGTCGGCCTGCACGGCGACATGCTGGTGTTCGTCGAGGTCCGGATGCGTGCGAATCCACGCTTTGGCGGCGCCGCCGCCAGCATCACCGCCGAAAAGCGCCGTCGCGTCATCCTCGCCGCGCAATGGTGGCTGGCGGGCGAGGGCCGGCGCCACGCGCACCGCCCGTGCCGTTTCGACGTGGTGCTGCTCGAAGGGCCCGCGACCACGCCGCCAACCTGGCTGCAAGCCGCGTTCGACGCGGACTAG